A portion of the Corynebacterium heidelbergense genome contains these proteins:
- a CDS encoding N-acetylmuramoyl-L-alanine amidase codes for MLDWSPRFNFGNPRPLSAINHICIHVTVNSPGTPAENVAQYQIDSESGSYHMLVDTRLVVLKENTDDWQTWSAGPTSNRSGLHLSFVMRGTETREQWLAQDRMLRAGAQVCAEWARRYRIPVVKRSAGELRAGRGGFCGHVDTAQAWGETDHVDPGPGFPWDRFLAMVAEAQHPTPPKGDDDMTPEDRALLTETRDLCRFILAQLGGEKAPGQFGGWPQGGNRTMYDLLAATAARAGVPGTTDLKK; via the coding sequence ATGCTTGATTGGTCCCCCCGCTTCAACTTCGGCAATCCGCGCCCGCTCAGCGCGATCAACCACATCTGCATTCACGTGACCGTGAACAGCCCCGGCACCCCGGCGGAGAACGTAGCGCAGTACCAGATCGACAGCGAATCCGGTAGCTACCACATGCTGGTCGACACCCGCCTCGTGGTGCTGAAAGAGAACACCGATGACTGGCAAACGTGGTCCGCCGGGCCCACCTCGAACCGGTCCGGGCTGCACCTGTCGTTCGTCATGCGCGGCACCGAGACCCGCGAACAGTGGCTAGCCCAGGACCGCATGCTACGGGCCGGTGCCCAGGTATGCGCCGAGTGGGCCCGCCGCTATCGAATCCCCGTGGTCAAGCGCTCGGCAGGTGAACTCCGCGCTGGCCGTGGTGGTTTCTGCGGACACGTGGATACCGCCCAGGCATGGGGAGAGACCGACCACGTAGACCCCGGCCCGGGGTTCCCGTGGGATCGGTTCCTCGCCATGGTCGCCGAAGCACAGCACCCCACCCCACCCAAAGGAGACGATGACATGACCCCCGAAGACCGCGCCCTACTGACCGAGACCCGCGACCTATGCCGGTTCATCCTTGCCCAGCTCGGCGGTGAGAAAGCCCCCGGCCAGTTCGGCGGCTGGCCGCAGGGCGGCAACCGGACGATGTACGACCTACTGGCCGCCACCGCCGCCCGCGCGGGCGTGCCTGGCACGACCGATCTGAAGAAATGA
- a CDS encoding phage portal protein yields MGITDSLRQWLALPYLAAQPYDAVPYESPWASPNHLLTITPPDAPRPVSRAMAMGVPAIARARRLIVGAIARCPLEARQDGKRAVRQPLWMVRTDGVASPVFRMTWTVDDLFFYGWSCWALERDASGAVIRADRIPYHLWDVDQDNRVIVQGQIVDPSDVCLIPGPDEGLLQTSAAAIRHAVQLQELATRYAETPAAQVLLKQTGGQPLTDAQRRALVESWADARRGKNGGVAFANQSIDVQELGKANTDLLIGGRNAAAVDIARAAGVPAMMIDAGTAGTGTITYSNAAARNVELIDYALAPYMAAIAARLGLDDVVPRGTAVAFDLTDLTSPTVGDLDVPDDDKPDHDTPQENGNA; encoded by the coding sequence ATGGGAATCACCGACTCACTACGTCAATGGCTGGCGCTGCCATACCTGGCCGCCCAGCCCTACGACGCGGTGCCCTACGAGTCCCCGTGGGCTAGCCCGAACCACCTGCTCACCATCACGCCGCCGGATGCGCCCCGGCCCGTATCCCGCGCCATGGCCATGGGTGTGCCCGCGATCGCCCGGGCCCGCCGCCTGATCGTCGGTGCTATCGCCCGGTGCCCGCTGGAGGCACGCCAGGACGGCAAGCGCGCCGTGCGCCAGCCCCTGTGGATGGTCCGCACCGACGGGGTAGCTTCCCCGGTGTTCCGCATGACATGGACCGTGGACGATTTGTTTTTCTACGGGTGGAGTTGTTGGGCGCTCGAACGTGACGCCAGCGGCGCAGTCATCCGCGCCGACCGTATCCCCTACCACCTGTGGGACGTGGACCAGGACAACCGCGTGATCGTGCAAGGCCAGATCGTGGACCCGTCGGACGTGTGCCTCATCCCCGGCCCCGATGAAGGCCTGTTGCAGACCTCGGCAGCCGCGATACGCCACGCCGTGCAGCTCCAAGAGCTCGCCACCCGGTACGCCGAGACCCCCGCCGCCCAGGTGCTCTTGAAGCAAACCGGCGGCCAGCCACTCACCGACGCCCAGCGCCGCGCCCTGGTCGAATCGTGGGCCGATGCCCGCCGAGGCAAGAACGGCGGCGTGGCATTCGCGAACCAGTCCATCGACGTCCAAGAACTCGGCAAAGCGAACACCGATCTACTCATCGGGGGGCGTAACGCGGCCGCCGTGGATATCGCTCGCGCCGCCGGGGTGCCCGCCATGATGATCGACGCTGGCACGGCAGGTACCGGCACGATCACCTACAGCAACGCCGCCGCCCGGAACGTCGAGCTGATCGACTACGCGCTCGCCCCGTACATGGCCGCGATCGCCGCCCGCCTCGGACTCGACGATGTGGTTCCACGTGGAACCGCCGTCGCCTTCGATCTGACCGACCTCACGAGCCCGACCGTGGGTGACCTTGACGTGCCCGACGACGACAAACCCGACCACGACACACCACAGGAGAACGGCAATGCTTGA